AGTTAGAGGCCAACGTCGAGACGATAGAAGCGTACCTGGAAGACGACTCTGGAATCGTCGAACGCTACCAGGACGCGTTCCAGCGCCTCCCTGACGAGTGGACGAGCGGGGAGATACGGGCGGCCTTACAGGACGTGTCGTATCCGGGCGCGCACCCGACAGACGCGTTCGATGACGCGACCAGCATCATCGTCCCGCACGACGAGAGTGACGAGTGGGAGAATCACGAGGAGGTCAACGAGTGGGCACGGAGCATCGTCCGCGACATCCCCGTGATGGCCGTCGACGGATCCCAGTTACCGCCGACGACGCAATTCAACGTTCCTCTCGCGTACGTACAGTCGGCGTGGGCGGTGAATCACCACCACGCAGAAGGGCGGCTCGACCGAGGTGTCGAGGGTCGGTTGCTCACCCCTGACGAAGTGACGCAGGAATCGGACGACGGCGACTATCGGTTCGTCGACTCACAACTCGTCGGCCATCATCGCTACGAACACGAGGGACAGCTCCTGATCGAGAAGTTGTCGGATCTGGCCGCTGCCCGAGATGCGGGCGATATCGAACACACGCCAGTCGTGTTCTACGACGGGCCGTTGATCGCGTCGTTTGCGAATCCATTAAAGCCTGAAACCCGGGATCGATACCTCTCGACGCTGAGTCGAGTGATTGCCGCGAGTCAACATCACGAAATCCCGCTGGTGGGGTACGTTGCTGGGTCGAGCGCAACGGAACTGGTGAAGATGACGCGCCTCCTCTGGCGTGAGGAGTTCGAAGATGATCGCGTCATCCCAGACGCGCACGTGCTGACAGAGTTGATGAGCCCCTGGGGAGACACGACACTCCCGTTCATCTCGAAACGCGACGGGAGTATCGACGCCTTACAGGCAACCTACGAGGGTGAGTCGTACGAGTTCCGCGACGACATCCTGTTCTCATACCTGAATGTGCCGCCAGGCGCTGGGCTTGACCGTATCGAGTTCCCTGGGTGGCTGTGTCGAAGCGACGGCCCGGCCGAGTACGAGTCGATGTACGAGTACACCGTCGAGATCGTCCGCGCAGAGGCCGGTATCGGGCGCGGTTACCCGGAAATTCTCCAGCAGGTGGACAGCGATGCGGTGCTGGATCACCAGGACCGCCAGCAGTTCCACCGAGTCGTACAGCGCTGGGCCGAATCGAACGACGTCCCGTTGGAATGGAACGCCAAAGCACTGAGCAAGGAACTCCGCCGCCGATGACAAACGAGATCACCATCAAGACGACTGACGCACCGCTCGCTCGACCACCACGCAGCACTACGGAGGTGACCCTATGACAGAATCAGCGACAGACTCGGACAGCCCGGATCTCGATTCGTGTGTCCGGATTGGGAGCATCGTTTCCTCGAACAGCCATCTCGACTACGTCGTCGAGATTTTCAAAGAGCGTGACTGTGACCGGCCGCCAGAGCTCCACGAGCGCGAGTTCGGGCAACCCGTGTTCATCAAGAAAGTCATCGATGGCACGGAACACGCGGTCATGGGCGTAATCTATGACACGAAACTCGTTGATCCTGACCAAGGCCGCACTGGTCCGCGGCTAGCCCAAGACGACCAAGCCCAGTTCACGCCGGGATACATCGAGGAGCGAACGACCCTCGCAGGCGTAGCGTTACTCGGGACAGCCGTCATCACCGACGACCGAACAATCACGGATCCAACCCACCGGATGCCGCGGTGGACCTTAGAGGTCGACGACACCGTCTACCAGTGCCCGGACGAGGTGACAGTCTCCTTCCACACCGTCGACGAGCAAATCCAACTGGCCTACCTTGACCGACTCGTCGATATCGCGGGTGACCTTGGTGCGGAAGTCATCGTCGCCCTCATCGACCGGCTCCGGGGGATGCTCCCCGAGGATGACCCGAACCAGCGAGTGCTGGACGTGGTGGAACAGAACATCGAGTGGCAGGCCCACGAGCGCCGGGGGGTGGTCTGATGCCCCGGAAGCAATCGGTCGTCGGCACCGTCGCCGGACCTGGAGAGGATCCGAACGAGTTTGTCTTCGTCACCCCGGCGGACAAATCCATCAAAACGGGGGAATTCATCACCTACACGGTTTCCGTCGACGGGGAGAACCGGTCGGTGTTCGCCCGCGTGACGAACCGCGAATTGATTCGCGGACTCCCGGACGGCTTCCTCGCAGACCCGGAAGTCGGTCCAGATACCGTCGCAGCAACGCTCGGCGTGCAGACCGACGACACCGAACTGTACCGACTCAGGGCGACGGTCATCGGGTACTACGACACCGACATGACCACGTTCGCCAATCCGCGACAGCTCCCGTCTCCGGGAACGCCCTTGTCGATTGCACCTGATCAGCAGCTCGAAACCGTTCTTCCGAACCTCGGGTGTGAGACGGACAGGGCAGACGTGACCGAGCTGGACGGAACTGCGTACCTCGGCTGGCTATTGAATCGGTCGCCCGAAGCGACGAACATCCACGTTCCGATCAAGGAATTCGCCTCGACGCACCTGGCGATTCTCGCATCCACGGGCAGCGGGAAATCGTACACAGCGTCCGTGTTGATTGAGGAGATGATGCGTCCGAGCTCCCGTGCATCCCTGCTCGTATTCGACCCGCACGGAGAGTATGATACTCTCGCAGAAATGCAGGGTGACGAAGCGTTCCAGGGCGAGGACGGATACGAACCAGAGGTCGTCTACTACGACCCCGAGCGGCTTCGCGTACGCATTTCGGAACTGGACATTGGCGATGTTATGGCCGTCTTGGACAATCCGAGTAACCGAATGCAAGAGCGACTGTCGACGGCATGGCGCGCGATGCAGCGACAGGAGAGTCGGACGTGGGGCGTCGATGAACTCATCGCTGAGATGCACCGAATATACGACGACGATGACGCGAGTGTCGGTGCACTAGAGTGGCGGCTCCGCCGCTCGATAGAGCGGAACGATCTATTCCACCCTGAAGACAACGTCCCACTGGACGAAATCGTGGACCCTGGCCAGTGTACCGTCCTGCAGATGGATACGCTGGATCGGTGGAACCAGCAACTCATCACGACCGTGCTCCTGCGACGGATGTACCGGGAACGTCTCGATGCCGTCCGAGACCGCGACTCCCAGATCGAGCACCCGATCTTCGCGCTGTTCGAAGAGGGGCATCGGTTCGCACCGGCCTCGGGTGACGCCCCCTCGCTAGATATTATGCGTACGATCACGTCCGAGGGGCGCAAGTTCGGATTCGGGCTGGGAATCATCAGTCAACGTCCTTCAAAGATCGATCAGGACGTGCTGTCGCAGTGTGGCACACAGATTTCGATGCAAATCAAGAACCCGAACGACCAAGACGCGATCAAGAACTCTGTCGAGGCGGCAGGTGAAGATGTACTCCGCGAGTTACCCGGCCTGACGCCCGGACAAGCGGTCGTCTCTGGTGACGCGATGAACACGCCAGCGCTGATTCAAGTCCGGCGTCGACACACATCTCACGGGGCAGAGAGTCAGGACGTCATCAATGCTTGGCGTGAGGCGTACGATCAGCGCCAGCGTGAACCAACCCATTCGGAGTCCGCTGACTTCGGTGAGGGAGATTCGACGGGGGTACAGAGTCTTGATTGAGCGAGATCGGCGGTTCGAGACAGCCGCTGCGGAGCGTGACTCCTGTCGAGACACCGTGAGCAGAACGAGCGTCCCACGTATCGAGTAAACACAGTCAGGACAATGGATGAGATAACAGCGAAGATTTCGTTCGATAAGTACGCTGATATGCCGGAGTTCTACGGGTCCGGCGAGGCGGGGTATCGGTTAGCGATGGTGAAAAAGCGCGAAGACTTTCTCGACCTGTTCGAGGGAGCCCGCCACGTAGATGCGGTAACGTACGCTGAGACACCGGAACTCATGGTTCGGATGCTGACCGAGTACGACATCGATTCGCTCGACGTGCTGGTCGGGAATGCTAACGACTACGCCAATCAGGTCAACGATGTCTCAACCGCGCGGTCGCTCGTTCAGCTCCGGCAGGACGACCGGCTGACTGTTCGACTGAAGAATCGGAAGATCGTCCACTCAAAGATGTACCGTATCGTCATGCCGGACGATACGGTGAAGCTCGTTCATGGGTCTGCGAACCTGTCCGTCAACTCGTGGGAGTACCACACGAACCAGATCTCGATCATCACCACTGAGGTCGGGACGGAGCTTGATGAGGAGTTTGCAGCGTTTATCGACGAGTACCGAGAACGCTACAGTAGCCAAACGCTTCTTGACGGGCTGGTCGAAGCCATCGAAGACGCAGATACTCCCGAAGAGCGCGAAAACCGCATCGAGTACTGGGTCGGGTCAGGAGATTTAGACGTGAGCGATACGGCCGCGCTCAACCAAGACGCGACGGAGGACCTGAAAGAGATCGCAGATCGAGTAACGGCAGCAGTCGATGACCCTGAGGAAGCGGATGAAACAGTCGCATTCGTCGATGAGCCGGAAAAGGCCGACCGGACCGTCGTCAAACCAGATGGATCGGGTGACGACGATGACACAGATCCGAACGACCCTTCGGAAGCAGAGAGCGACAGCGAGGAATCACCCGATGTGGGACTCGTCGAATCAGACCACGAAACGGCCCTTACCAAGACGTTAGACCGACCCCGGGTTCGGACGCCGGAGAAGAAAATCCGAATGGGGACCAGTAAAGTGGACAGAGACGTCGCCGACGAGTTCAGCTCTACGCTCCGTTCTCGCGGTGCGACTGTCGAGGATCATAGTATTACAGCGCCGCTGAGCGCCTACAACAACCAAGTTCGGGAATCAACGGAAATCCCCACTATGTCCGTCGTCCCTGAAGCCGAGCAGGTGATCATCGGCGATGATGAGGACCTAATCTTAGTCGCTACGGATCCGCCGACCCCCGAGGTTCTGGACCATTGCCTCGATACTATCGAGTCCTACGTCGAGACGGTGGAAAACCACGGGTACACCCAGACACCGACCGCCGTAATGGCCCAGATGTACGAAGCGTTCCTCTACGGCTTCTGGGCTCCGTTCGCCAACCAATACGCCGAGGCGCTCTCGTCCCCATCGCGGACCCTCGACAACGTCCTGCAGCACCTGTACATCGAAGGGAACAGCGACGCCGGAAAAGACAAACTCACCGAATACATCCTCCGGCTGGTTTCGGACAACACAGTCATCTCCGGAGTTGATGCAGACGACGTGGGTGTTGATGAGATTCGCGGAGTTCGGGAGTGGGACACCTGTTTCCCGTACGCGATTATCGACGCAGAGAAGGGCAAGATCGAGGGGTGGAGCCCGATCCGAAACTACTGGGGTGATTGGACGCCGACCAGTGTCGATCAGCCGTGTCTGATTTTCACGACCAACGATTCACTACCGAAATCGGAGTTCCGGAACCGAATGAAGATTCTCAGTATGGGCGTGTCATTCCCCTCGAACCCAGAGGATCCTGGGTTCCATGCGGCGCAAGACGATCTCGCAGAAGTGTTAGAGCGGGAAAACCCGATATTCAGCTACGTGGCTCGCCGGATGCTAGCAGAGCAGCCGTGGACCGAAGGCAATGGCACCGTGGAAGACGTCCGCCAGATCTTCTGTGACTTCTACGAGGAGGCGGGTCGAGAACCTCCGGAGTACTTCCCTGCTAACGAGCCAGCGGAGCAGATGTACGATACAGGGCGGCTCAAATGGCAGCGCGACATCCAAGGTGGTCGTGTCGAGTTCGAATCAGAACCCGATGGCATGAACGCTGATTTCGACCGGGAGGATTGGGAGGTCTACGACTACGAGAAACGACTGGACAAGCGGTTTATGTCCGATAAATCCGGGACGAGTGTCTACATCGGAGCACCGGAAGATTTCGCTGAATGGGTTGGTTACTCAGTGGACGAACTCCTCGATGGACCCGCAGAAAATGGTGAGGTCACCAACCAGCCGGCAGAATCAAACGAAACTCCCGATGAAGCAGACTCACCTGGCTTCTTCCGACGACTACTCGGCAGCTGACTCACGGTACATACTTCACCACTACTGAGCAGGATAGCTGACTGTACTTGACATCACCTTCAGTTCGGTAAGTAACCCGGCTCGATTCCCAATAGGAGTGCGTTGTCTGTCCATCCGGAATGAGTTGAATGGGGCGAATTTTCCTGCCGGAGTAGGTGACTCTCAGCCATCCGACACCCATCATATCTATTACCTGAATAGGGAACGGGGGGTGTCCAGAATTATTTGAGGCCTACAGCCGATCTCAAGCAGTATCTTCGGACAGCCCCACGGGGTGTGTCCAGAAAAACCCGACAGATGAATATCAGAAGATTTCGATTCTACATCAGGCGATTCCGAACATTTCATTGCGGCCCTGCGTAGGACAGACGCCCCGTCGGAGAATGTGGCATAATTTCGCGTCGATTTTCGCTTTAGAACTGGGTAAATTGGGGGATTCGGGGGTTAGAGGGCTGAGTTTTAAAACGGGGTGGCTCATGAAGCCGAAGCACTCCGATGACAATTCAACGGGACAGATTTCGCCGAGTAACATATCACACCTATGCGGCTGTCGATAGGGAACCAGAAATATCTGTAACCGGTATCGCCGCCACGTCACCACTTGCTCAGTCACAATCAGAGCCGCCGAGAAGCGACTCTGTGAGTACTGGGTTGAGGAACGAGTCGGCCTACACCGACGACCTCGTCAAGCGATTAGAAACAACTGCTGCAGATCTTGAGTCCAGAATCGCGGACCCGTCACCCGAAATGCAAGCAGCAGTCGAGTCATGGTGTGGCCTCAACGGATACGTTCCCAGTGACGACGCGACACCTTCGATCATCGCTAACCAAGCGGTGTTCGGACTCCTGTTGAAGGCCACGCTCCACGAATGGTACCATCGACGCGGCGACCTCCCGGAATTCGAAGGCAACGCACACGAACAGTTCAAGATCGCTTACGAGGAAACCGGTGACTCGGCGTTTACTGCGTGTGCATTAGATGAGATCCTCTGGGGTGTCGAAGCTAACACCGTCGCCGTCACAGAAGCACGAACTCAGCTTCTGGATTCCACGCAGCCAGCAACGGATATCGGACGTCTGTACGAGACGTTGGTTGCCAGGGAACATCGTCGGGTTCTCGGGCAGCACCGAACACCGACGGAACTTGCAGAGTTGATGCGAACTTGGGCAATCAGCAGTGAAGACACCGTACTTGATCCTGGGATGGGTGCTGGCCAGTTGTCGGCACCGTTCCATCCGGATTGGGAGATCAGTACTGATCCAACCCGTGTGTATGGGGTTGATCGCAGTCCACTTGCAGCGCTCATGGGAGGAGTTGCACAGGCGATTTCCGGGCAACAGCACGAGACCCGTAGAACTGATTTCTCCGAGTTGGATCCAGCGGACTTAACTCAAGATGTGGACGCAGTCCTGTGTAATCCGCCCTACACGCGTCACGAATCGCTCCCCTCGGCGTACAAAGACAAACTCAACGAGCAAGCCGAGAATCAAACGGGATTAGAGATCCCGGAAACGTCCCCGCTGTACGCGTACTTCTACTACCATCTCGGACAGTTCCTCGACACAGGGGATCGGGCGGCCGTCCTCACGCCTCATCACTTCCTCTCACGGGGTTTCGGTGAGCCCCTCAAGCAATTCTTGCTCCGGGAATTCGACATCAAGGCGCTTCTTTTGGACAATCCAGAGAACGAGTCGAAATTCGACACGGCGCAGACGACCAGTATGGTCGTGCTCCTCAAAGCGATTGATAATGAAGCGGATGTCGGGGTAACACGGTTCATTCGTGTCGACAGGGATCCTGGCGTTCAGACGAAACTGGAGGCAGCTCGGGATGGTAACTCTGGAAAGACGGACTGGGGGGTCATCAACTGTATCGAGCAGTCGGAGCTGAGCCCAGAGGGGCGATGGGATAATCTGTTCTATCCGAACGCTGTCGAGTTGCCTGACCTACCGCCGCTTTCAGATATTGCGGATGTCCATCGCGGGTTGCAGACCGGTGAGAACGATTTCTTCTGTCTCTCTCCGGATCAAGTCGATGACTGGGGAATCGACCCGCAGTACCTGTCACGAATCGTTCCAAGCCGGCGGTACGTCGATGGGTATGATATCCGCTCAGACGACTGGGACGACTACGATAGACATGGGCGGCCAACGTGGCTGCTCTACCACCTTGACCAGATAACGGGAGTCCCCGAAACGACCTATGACGACGACACTGGGTGTGCCCACTGGACAGAAGACTCACTGACCACGGATGCAGCAACCCCGATTATCGAGTATTTGCGGTATGGCCTGACCGGCCACGAATCACTCTCGACGAGGTCAACAGTACATGGGCGGAATCCATGGTACCGAGTAGAGCGCGGTGATACCGCACCGATCCTCGTGACGTCGACAGGCCGATCAGGATTCCGCGCGATACACAACGAGACAGACGCTAAGCATCTGAACAGGTACTATGGAGTCTATCCGGATCCTGAAATAACTCAGCAGGGCCAGAAGGCGCTACTGGCGTATCTAAACTTTGTCTTCGGCGATATCGGAATCTCTCAGCAGCGACGGGGACTCGTAGATGGGTTACCGAAGGTTGAACCTGGGGACGTGAAAGACATCCCAACAATTGACCCGAGAGAACTACCCAGTAGCGTCGTTGCCACGCTTGCCGGGTGTTTCGATGATCTCTGTGAGGCAGCGAGAAATGACCGAGATGAAGCGCCGACAATGGATCGGATTGAGTCAGTACTTCACCGTCTCCTGTGACGTACGGTAGTTCCGGTTCACGTAACTAGGTTCGTTTGGTCTGAGGGCTGCCCGTACCTATCGGCTTACAGTGCCACTTGACTACGTATCTATGTACTTGAGTATGTACGTGGGTACGTACACGGCCGTGTACATGGCCTCGACACTGAGTTTTTTCAGGGATGGTTTCTTTGTCGACGCCGATGTTTCGACGGTCGTTCCTCAAGACTGTCTCGGTGGTATCGGCATTGCCGTTAGTTCCCGATAGGTTCGCACCCAACAATCCGCCGGCGATACCGTCGGAGCGAAACGTCCTCTTTTGGTATCACTTCTATTCGGCAATTCAACGCGACCGTCCGATGAGTACTGAACGGGCGCGACAGCAGACGGTGTCGGAAGTAGCGCTTGAGGACATCTCTGAGGAGAAAGCTACTCATCTCCTGAGACTAGCGAACGATGGCGTGTACGAGACAGAAGACACTCCAGAGTGCTGGCGTGGAATGTTCGAAGAGATGGAACAGAAGCTGTCACGGTGAGAGAGCAGTATCATCGTGTTACTGAGACGCCGTCGCAGTCTGCCGACACCGAGATACGTACTCACTAACGCTCATAAATAATACACGAGTGCGTATGCGAGGATGTAGATGTGTCGGTGGTTCACTTTCGAGAAACCATTCGCTTTGTGGAGGCATCGTATCGATGCTCGTTCTTCCTGCCGTCGAAGCGGATCGGGTGATGACAAATTGGGCGCTCCGTGTGAGCGAACATTCTGATGCTACGCGGGCAGTCGAGAACAGATCAGCACCTCCTTTTTTATGTGATGGGGCACTGTCAATAACTGGATCGCCGTACGGAGGTACTCCGCGTGCAACGAGCGAATGAGTTCACGACCTCGAAATCTACGCCGTTATTGCCGACTCTTCCGTTAGAACCTTTGAAAGTCGAGATAACGGCCGAATACAATCCGTACGTGCCGCGTATGGGTTGGGGCGGATTTGAACCGCCGACTTCCTCCGTGTGAAGGAGGTATCATAACCGGACTAGATCACCAACCCGCGTCCGGTCGTACCCGGTCGCGGGACTTAAGAGCTTCCTTTCGACGGGAGCGGCTCACGCCGTCGCACGGCGCGTCTCGAACCGGCGGCGGGCGGTTCCGAGCGTCTCGCGGGCCCCACCCTCGGCCCGGCGCTCGACGGTTCGAACGCGCTCGCGGACCCCTTCGATTCGGCTGGGCTCGGGGTCGGCCTCGGGTTCGCGGCCGAGCAGGCGGCGGACCCGGGCGGCCGCCGGCGCGAGGGACTCCTCGACCCCCAGCTTCGCGTGTTCGGCGGCTCGCTTCTGGTAGTAGACGGCGTCTTCGAAGTGCTTGTTCACGATCGTTTCACGCAACAAATAGGTCGCGAGAGTATAAAGTCCTTTCGCAGAGAACGTAATTCGGTACGGCGGGCGAGGCCGTGCTCTATGCGACTCTCGCAGGTGAAAGAGTGGTCAGTACTCGGGTTCGTCTTCGCGTTCGCCGTCGCGCTGGTTGACGACGCGCGCGAGCGTGAACAGGCCGTCCGAGAGGCGGTTCAGGTACGTGACCGCGTGTTCGTTGACGTTCGCCTCGGCGGCGAGCGCGACGGCGCGGCGCTCGGCCCGCCGGCAGACGGTCCGTGCGTGGTGGAGTTTCGCGCCGGACTCGCTTCCCGTCGGGAGGATGAACGACCGGAGCGGTTCGAGTTCCTCGTCGTACTCGTCGATCCAGTCTTCGACCGTCTCGACGTGGTCGGCGCGCACGACGGGGTCGCCCTCGTCGGGGTCGGGATTGGCGAAGTCGGCCTGCACGACGTGGAGGTGGTTCTGGACGGTGGCCAGCCGTTCGTCGACGTCGTCGTAGCCGGTCGGCCGGACGGTCCCGACGAGCGCGTTGAGTTCGTCGACCGTCCCGTACGCCTCGATGCGCGGGCTCGCCTTCGAGACCCGCGTCATGTCCCGGAGGTCGGTGTGTCCGTCGTCTCCCCGGCCGGTGTAGATGGGCATACCCGAGCGGACGGAGGCTCGTCACTTAACTTCGGCGTCGAACGGATTTCCCGTCGCCGAGGACTCGGCCGGGACGGATGTCTCACTCTTCGAGCACGAGCCCCCTGACGAGCATCGAAATCGACACGTCCCGGACGTCTTCGTAGTAATCACGCGACGAGGCCTGATGGTCGCTGATCAGGAGAATTATCGGCTTCAACAGCCGGT
The Salinilacihabitans rarus DNA segment above includes these coding regions:
- a CDS encoding DNA double-strand break repair nuclease NurA; translation: MPIDKRGVATELEANVETIEAYLEDDSGIVERYQDAFQRLPDEWTSGEIRAALQDVSYPGAHPTDAFDDATSIIVPHDESDEWENHEEVNEWARSIVRDIPVMAVDGSQLPPTTQFNVPLAYVQSAWAVNHHHAEGRLDRGVEGRLLTPDEVTQESDDGDYRFVDSQLVGHHRYEHEGQLLIEKLSDLAAARDAGDIEHTPVVFYDGPLIASFANPLKPETRDRYLSTLSRVIAASQHHEIPLVGYVAGSSATELVKMTRLLWREEFEDDRVIPDAHVLTELMSPWGDTTLPFISKRDGSIDALQATYEGESYEFRDDILFSYLNVPPGAGLDRIEFPGWLCRSDGPAEYESMYEYTVEIVRAEAGIGRGYPEILQQVDSDAVLDHQDRQQFHRVVQRWAESNDVPLEWNAKALSKELRRR
- a CDS encoding ATP-binding protein, producing MPRKQSVVGTVAGPGEDPNEFVFVTPADKSIKTGEFITYTVSVDGENRSVFARVTNRELIRGLPDGFLADPEVGPDTVAATLGVQTDDTELYRLRATVIGYYDTDMTTFANPRQLPSPGTPLSIAPDQQLETVLPNLGCETDRADVTELDGTAYLGWLLNRSPEATNIHVPIKEFASTHLAILASTGSGKSYTASVLIEEMMRPSSRASLLVFDPHGEYDTLAEMQGDEAFQGEDGYEPEVVYYDPERLRVRISELDIGDVMAVLDNPSNRMQERLSTAWRAMQRQESRTWGVDELIAEMHRIYDDDDASVGALEWRLRRSIERNDLFHPEDNVPLDEIVDPGQCTVLQMDTLDRWNQQLITTVLLRRMYRERLDAVRDRDSQIEHPIFALFEEGHRFAPASGDAPSLDIMRTITSEGRKFGFGLGIISQRPSKIDQDVLSQCGTQISMQIKNPNDQDAIKNSVEAAGEDVLRELPGLTPGQAVVSGDAMNTPALIQVRRRHTSHGAESQDVINAWREAYDQRQREPTHSESADFGEGDSTGVQSLD
- a CDS encoding Eco57I restriction-modification methylase domain-containing protein; translated protein: MTIQRDRFRRVTYHTYAAVDREPEISVTGIAATSPLAQSQSEPPRSDSVSTGLRNESAYTDDLVKRLETTAADLESRIADPSPEMQAAVESWCGLNGYVPSDDATPSIIANQAVFGLLLKATLHEWYHRRGDLPEFEGNAHEQFKIAYEETGDSAFTACALDEILWGVEANTVAVTEARTQLLDSTQPATDIGRLYETLVAREHRRVLGQHRTPTELAELMRTWAISSEDTVLDPGMGAGQLSAPFHPDWEISTDPTRVYGVDRSPLAALMGGVAQAISGQQHETRRTDFSELDPADLTQDVDAVLCNPPYTRHESLPSAYKDKLNEQAENQTGLEIPETSPLYAYFYYHLGQFLDTGDRAAVLTPHHFLSRGFGEPLKQFLLREFDIKALLLDNPENESKFDTAQTTSMVVLLKAIDNEADVGVTRFIRVDRDPGVQTKLEAARDGNSGKTDWGVINCIEQSELSPEGRWDNLFYPNAVELPDLPPLSDIADVHRGLQTGENDFFCLSPDQVDDWGIDPQYLSRIVPSRRYVDGYDIRSDDWDDYDRHGRPTWLLYHLDQITGVPETTYDDDTGCAHWTEDSLTTDAATPIIEYLRYGLTGHESLSTRSTVHGRNPWYRVERGDTAPILVTSTGRSGFRAIHNETDAKHLNRYYGVYPDPEITQQGQKALLAYLNFVFGDIGISQQRRGLVDGLPKVEPGDVKDIPTIDPRELPSSVVATLAGCFDDLCEAARNDRDEAPTMDRIESVLHRLL
- a CDS encoding DUF7553 family protein; protein product: MRETIVNKHFEDAVYYQKRAAEHAKLGVEESLAPAAARVRRLLGREPEADPEPSRIEGVRERVRTVERRAEGGARETLGTARRRFETRRATA
- a CDS encoding cob(I)yrinic acid a,c-diamide adenosyltransferase; its protein translation is MPIYTGRGDDGHTDLRDMTRVSKASPRIEAYGTVDELNALVGTVRPTGYDDVDERLATVQNHLHVVQADFANPDPDEGDPVVRADHVETVEDWIDEYDEELEPLRSFILPTGSESGAKLHHARTVCRRAERRAVALAAEANVNEHAVTYLNRLSDGLFTLARVVNQRDGEREDEPEY